The stretch of DNA CTGGATTCCAAGCAGACACAATCAGCCGGCGAGAGTCCGGATTGGTCTTAATCATGCGGATTACATTTTGCAGCTGATCAATTGTTTCTCCCTGCGTTGTCTTCCAGGCGCGCCATTGGCTGCCGTACACGTCTCCGAGTTCCCCGTAAACCTTAGCGAACGCCTCATCCTTTATTATTTTTTCTTTAAACAGCTGCATTTGCTGTTGATATTGTTCATTGAACACAGGATCCTCTTGCGCCCGCAAACCAAAATCGGTCATATCCGGTCCTTGATAATCGCTGCTTTCCACCCAGTTTTTAAAGGCCCACTCATTCCATATATTGTTATTATGCTGCAATAAATAACGAATGTTCGTGTCCCCTTTAATAAACCATAATAGCTCGCTTACAATTAAGCGAAAGGGGATCCGTTTTGTCGTCAATAGCGGAAATTCTTCCTGTAGCTGAAAACGCATTTGATAGCCGAAAGTGGAAAGGGTTCCCGTTCCGGTCCGATCTGACTTTCTCACTCCATTCGCTAAAATCTCACGGCAAAGAGTTAAGTATTGCTGTTCGTTTTGGCTCAAGCTGTTCACTCCTATCCATTATTACCATTCTTATTCTATTGAAAGGCCCTTCTTTGTTCAAGCTAATTCAATAACGCCAAAATGAAAGGCGGACGTTTTGCGCACTTGCTGCTGAAAGCCGAGCTGCTGAAATCTTTCTGACCGAAAGTGATCCTTTAATACGACCCGCTTTCTGGCCACCCGCATCGCTTCAGCCACCGCATCTTTAGAAAGGTGATCATAGAGCGCAAAATGCCTTAATCCGGCAATCCCTTCGGACTGTTCCACTGTTTCTGCAAACATTGGATCAAAGTACACGACGTCATAAGAGTTGTCAGGCAAAGAGCGCAGCACCTCTTGATAGGGGCTGGATATGACTTCAATCCGCTCCATTGCCCCCTCCAACTCTTTGCAGGGGGCGGGCCACTCTTTTAGCCCGCGGCTGACAATATAGGCAAGAAGAGGATGGCCTTCAATTCCCGTTACTTTTCCGCCGGCGCCGGCCACTAGGCTGGCAACGATGCAATCGCTAGCGAGACCGAGTGTACAATCCAGTACCGACATGCCCGCTGTAAGATTAGCAGCCGCAATATAAGGATCCTCTTCTCCCCGCAGCAGCCGCTTGACGCGAAAAGCCGCTGAATTCGGATGGAAGAAAAAAGGCTGCTCTTGCCCCAGCGCATACAGCTCCAGCCGATCTCTCGCTACGATCAAACAGCCTGTTTGGTACTCTTGCTGCAAAGCGTGTATCGACCGCTTTTTTCTTTTGATAAAAGGGTAGCCTAGCTCATCGGCTGCTCGCTGTGCTTTCATGTTCAAGTTTTCATCCGGTTTTCCTGCAGTTGAAATAATCATGCCGGCTCCTTCCTACTGGTGCATTCGCTTCTTAAAGCGCAAGCCGGCCGCTTATTTGCTTGCTGCAAATAAACGAGCCGGCTGTCCTTCGTATTCCATCCGATGGAGAGCTGAAGCAGAATGGGGATCATCCCCAGCACCATCTATTCGATTACTTGCAATGCTGATCGAAAGCGGATGTCAAGTTAGTTATAATAGAACTGATATCCTGGCCTTCTATTTGCTCCCGCGGAATGAAATGAACCACTTCTCGCCCCTTTAACAGCGCCATCGACGGAGAAGATGGCTCATATCCATCAAAATAGGTGCGCATCTCCGCCGTTGCTTCTTTATCCTGACCGGCAAATACGGTCACTAAATGATCGGGAGCCGGTTCATGTAAAATGGCTTGAGCCGCTGCCGGGCGTGCGAGACCGGCGGCGCAGCCGCAAACTGAATTCACCACAACTAAAGTGGTGCCTTCCACCTCTTTCATGAAGTCGCTTACTTCCGCCGCTGTTACTAGCTCCTTAAAGCCGGCATTCGTTAACTCCGCCCGCATTGGCTGCACCATTTGCCGCATATATTCTTCATAAGCATTCATTCGTTATTCCTCCGTATCTTGTTTTGTTCTTGCTTCCGTCATTTGTTTCCAGACAGATCCCTTGGCTTGTTCGCCGCCTCGAATGCGCTCCAGCGCCATTTTCACTTGCATTTTCACTTCAAACTCAGGATCATTCTCCGCCGCTTCCAAAGCGGGCAATGCGGTTTCATCTCCCGCTTCATATAGAAACATCGCCGCCCGCCAGCGGACAATTTTGCTTTTATCCTGCAAAGCCTTGCACATAGCGGGGATCGCTTCTTTAAAGCCAAGGTCGGACAAACAATCTCCCGCAGTTCGGCGAACGGTCACCGTTGGGTCTTGCAATCCTTTGTACAAAAACGGCAAGACTTTTTTATCTTCGATCATGCCAATGTACACCACAGCCAAGCGGCGAATCGCCGGTTTACTGTCTTCAAGCGCCAACGATAAGACGGGTAAATCACCAAGTTCAGGATCCTCAAGCTGTTCCATCCATTGATAACGGCGGCGCCAATCCTCTTCTTCCAGCCACATGGCTTCCGTCAGCTTTACCATGCTTCTTTTTTTCTCAGGAACCGGCTTTCCTGCTGCTCCGTGTTCTGCCAGCGCATTCAATCGTTCTTTAGGGTAAGCGGCGATGATTTCTTCAATTGTTTCTTTGCCAATATCTGTCAGATCGCCATAACGGACTCCGTAATCTTGCCATTCCCTTTGCAGCACATAATTATCATCCGACAGCTGCGCTTTCTGGAACGCTTCCAGAAAATAATCAGGCAAAGCGAAGCGCTTTTCTTCTGTTGCTGAAGTTAACTTTAACTGAATCGGAATGCCTTTAAACATTTGAATTGCCGCTTGAACTTCTCCGTATGCTTCTTGCGGCCCAGCCGGCTTTTCTTCTTGAGCTGTTTCTCCGAATACGCGGCGCACCTTAAGAAGTATTTGCTGCCAATCATATTTGCCGTTTCGTTCAACCGCCAAAAAGTCAGCAACATGATAGATTCCTTTCACGCCTTCAATCTTTAAGATCGACTTCAGCGGTTCTGCCGCCTCGTTTGCCTGATCGGCTTTATAATTATTGCTAGTGCCGGCCGGCAGCTCTTCATCCAGTAATATTTTCATTGTATTCGGGCTTGGCGTCGGTTCGATCTTTATAATTTTCAAGCAACGTCTCTCCTTTTCTACAGTAACGCTCAGCTGACCTCTTGCCGGGACAGCTGCTCACCGTGCATTCCTTGATTGAGCTTCAATCACACATCTGGTTACGGCCATTCTACCACAAAAAAATTTGGCGCTTGACTGATTTGCTCATTAGACAAACTCAGACAAATAACTCCAGCGTTCAATTAAGTGTTCAAGCTCCTCGTTCAGCGCCTCCAGCTCTTCGCTCAATAATTGCGCTTTCTCAAAATCACTTCCTGCTTGGTTAAGCTCTTGTTTTGCTTCAGCTATCCGCTTTTCTACTTGGGCTATCTTCTCTTCCAGTCCTTCCCATTCGCGCTGCTCATGATAGCTTAATTTCTTTTTGGCTTTTTTAGTAGGCTTTTCTTCCTTAGCAGCTGTTTTGACGGGGGAAGCTTCTTCTTTAACGGCTTCCGCTTGCTGTTTCAGATAATCGCTGTAAGATCCATAATAGGAATCAATCACACCATCCCCTTGAAAAATCAGCAATCGACTAGCAGTCTTATCAAGAAAATACCGATCATGGGAAACGGTAATCACCACGCCAGGAAAATCTTCTAAATAGTCTTCCAGCACCGTTAGCGTTTCCGTGTCAAGATCATTGGTCGGTTCATCCAGCAGCAATACATTGGGCTGGGCCATTAAAAGCTTTAATAAATAGAGACGGCGCTTCTCTCCACCGGATAATTTATAAATAGGGGTGCCGTGCACATGCATCGGAAATAAAAATCGTTCCAGCATTTGCGCTGCCGAGAGCTGATCGCCACTTTTTGTTGTAACCACTTCCGCTGATTCGCGGAGATAAGCGATCATGCGCATATTCTCATCCATGTCCGTTCGCTCTTGCGTATAATACGCCGCTTTCACCGTTTGGCCAGTCAAGAGCTCTCCGCTGTCAAATGGAATATTCTCAGTCAGCAAATTTAAAAATGTTGATTTCCCGCTGCCGTTCTTTCCGACGACCCCTATGCGGTCTCCCGGATGAACGAGTAAATTAAAATCTTTAAGTATAACGTTTTCCCCGAAAGCCTTCGAGACTTCCCTTAATTCAAATACTTGCTTCCCTAACCGAGTCCCCTTCATGGATAAGTCGATCTGCTCTTTATTGGGGCTTTGTCCGAGTGAGCCTTCAATTTCTTTGAAACGGTCCGCCCGGGCTTTTTGCTTCGTCGATCTGGCTTTCGCGCCCCGACGCATCCATGCTAATTCCCGGCGGTATAAATTGCGGCGCTTTTCTTCCGCCGCCGCTTGCTGCTCTTCACGTTCTGCTTTAGCGGCCACATAGCTTTGATAGTTTCCTTTATAGGAATAGATATGTCCTCCGTCTAATTCAAACATGCGATTGGTGACGTTATCAAGAAAATAACGGTCGTGGCTGACTAATAATACAGCCCCTGAGTATTTGCTTAAGTAGTCCTGAAGCCAATTGACCGTTTCATAATCTAGATGGTTGGTCGGCTCATCCAAAATCAAAAGGTCTGGCGTTTCAATTAATACTTGCGCTAAGGCTACTCGTTTCTTCTGGCCGCCTGACAGCTCACCAATTTTGCGGCTGAAATCAGCCACTCCCAATTTGGTTAAAATCACTTGTGCATTCGTGTTCGCTTCCCACGCTTCGAGCGCATCCATTTTCTTTTGCAGTTCAAACAGCCGATCCGCCACTTGCTGATCTCCCGGCTCCCGTTCCAGCGCCCCCAAGGTGCTTTCGTATTCCTTTAACAGCTGAACGATTGGGGCTTCACTTAAATACAGCTGATCCATAACCGTCAACTGCGGGTTCATATCCGGTTCCTGCGGCAAGTATGCAATGGAATAATCATTGGGTGCGGTGATTTGACCGCTGTCGGGAACGTCTTTCCCAGCTATAATCTTTAACAAGCTGGATTTTCCAGTTCCATTTACGCCAATCAGCCCAATTCGATCTTTCTCACTGATAGAGAAAGTCAAGCTGTCAAACAGCGTCTTTTCACCATAGGACTTCGTTACTTCGCTTACAGTTAAAACTCTCATTATATTCTTCCACTCCCGAGCGTCATAAATCTGTTGGGTTCCGCATCTAAAATGCCATCAGTCTCCCTCTTGAAAAAATGGAGCAAGAGAAGTCATGGCGCCTAAAGGTCCGATTGGATCGGACCTGCAAGAGGCAGGTGGCAAAGGCGCTGCAATAGGACATTGCGATGGCCGTCTTTGCTCTTCTTTTCAACAGAGGAGAAGCACAAGCCCCCTCTGTTTTGGAGTCACTTTATTGAATTGCTTGCGATCACTTGTAATGTGTCTGCGATAAATCCTACAAGCGCTGCCATTTCATCCATCATTTCCTCGGTAATGATCCGGTTGAAATGGAGGTGCCATTCGGCAGCCTTACCTGTTAAGCTGGAGTTTATTTGTTTTCGTTCCATCAGCCGGCCCTTTCCCCACAATTCTTCCAGCTTACTCATTTTCATTTCCGTCAAACTCGAGGCTGAACCCGAATAAATAATTTCCATTGTCACACCGGGAACAGCTCCTGGCAGCTGCATCAGTTCACCCGCCAGCTGTTTTACATCGGCTTGAATACTGATCGCTGCCTGAACCTCAGGAGCGGAGTTCAATGAAAAAACAATGGATGATTCCCTGGACATCGTCGCAAGGTCCACCGCATCTTTTCTTTCATGAACTTGAAATAAACCGGCTAAGTCCCGATCATACACTTCCCCATGAATGATAAATTTGATGTTATCGAAAGCGGCAGGATCGAACAAAAAACCTCCTCCTTCTCTCAAAAAGATGGAGGATGGTGATGCCATCCCCCCCTTATCTTCTTAAAACAGACCGATCGCTCTTCCGTGTTTGTCTACATCCATCGAGCAGGCTGCCGGTTTTTTGGGCAGGCCGGGCATTGTCATTACATCTCCCGTTAAAACCACAATAAAGCCGGCGCCGATCTTCGGTATTAATTCGCGAATATGAATCGTAAAGCCTGCCGGACGGCCTCCTTTTGCAGGATCATCGCTCAATGAATACTGCGTTTTCGCCATGCATACCGGCAGTCCGCCCCAGCCGCGCTCCGTAAATTCTTTCAGCTGCTTTTCCGCTTTGGAAGAGAATTCAACCCCTCTTCCTCCATAGACTGTTCTCACGATGGCTGTTATTTTTTCAGTTAGAGGCTGATCAAGCTCATATAAAGGTTTAAAATCAGCTGGCGTCTCATCGATTATCCGAATGACTTTCTCGGCTAAATCTAAGCCGCCAGCGCCTCCTTTCTCCCATACTTCCGTTAAGGAAAACAGCACTCCTTCTTCCTGGCACCATTTCTCTAACTGCTTGATTTCCGCTCCGGTATCCGTTGCAAAGCGGTTGATAGCGACGACAAATGGCACCCCGAATGCTTGAACCGTTTCCATATGCTTCTTTAAATTGGCTAAACCGGTGTGAAGCGCCTCTTCGTTTTCTTCCTTCAGCAGCTCTTTTGGCTGTCCGCCATGCATTTTCAGGGCGCGAATGGTTGCCACGATCACAACAGCACTAGGATGTATCCCTGCGGCTCTAGATTTTATATTGAAAAATTTCTCCGCACCAAGATCCGCTCCGAAACCAGCTTCTGTGACAACATAATCAGCGAGCTTCATCGCTGTTTTGGTAGCCATCACGCTATTGCAGCCATGAGCTATGTTCGCAAATGGGCCGCCGTGGATAAGAGTTGGCGTGTGTCCGATCGTTTGGACTAAATTAGGTTTTAATGCATCTTTCAACAGCAATGTCAGCGCTCCGGCAGCGCCTAAGTCTCCGCAAGTGACTGGCTGCTTATCTCTGTTGTAGCCAATGATCATTCGCGATAATCGGCTTTTCAAATCCTCAAGGCTATCCGCCAGGCAAAGAACCGCCATGATTTCAGACGCTACTGTAATATCAAATCCGTCCTCACGCGGCACACCCTGCGCTGCCCCGCCAAGTCCGATGACCACTTGACGAAGCGCGCGGTCATTGAGATCAACCGCCCGCTTCCAAACGATGCGGCGTTGATCAATTTGCAGTTCATTTCCTTGATGAATATGATTGTCAATCAATGCAGCGAGCGCATTGTTAGCGGTTGTGATCGCATGAATGTCTCCAGTGAAATGAAGATTAATCTCTTCCATTGGAATCACTTGGGCATAGCCTCCGCCGGCAGCTCCTCCCTTGATCCCCATCGTGGGACCTAAAGAAGGTTCACGCATCGCCGCCATTGTGTTTTTGCCCAGCTTATTTAAGGCATCCGCCAAGCCAACTGTAACCGTCGATTTTCCTTCTCCAGCCGGCGTTGGATTGATGGAGGTCACGAGAATGACTTTCCCGTCCGGATTTGTCTGTAACCGTTCAAGCGCTTCAAACGCTAACTTCGCCTTTGTTTTTCCGTATTGTTCAATATCCTCTTCCTGAAGGCCAATTTTTGCGGCAATTTCCTTTATTGGCTTTATAACAGCTGCTTGCGCTATCTCTATATCGCTTTTCATATTTGTATGTACAGTCATTCTTCTTCCTCCAGACTTATCTAACATAAGAAAATAAGAAAACTACCTAGTTGCTTAACAAAATCCGGCCATTCCACGACTGAAGCGGCAGCATCTTTTTTAAAAAACCGGGAGATGAGAGATCCTCATGTTTGAAGCTTCGCTCTATTTTCACCGTGAAGACAGACCGTTTACTATGTCTGCCCGCCTATAAGCCGCTTTTTACTCTCATTGTAAGTGAAACCTCTGATAAAGAGCAATAAAAATAAACCGTTCTTACACAAGAACGGCTTACGCAGGTGACGCGGATGGCTGGACAAGCGGGCTATTAGAAAAGTAGCGTAATGACTCCGTTTGAATATAATCAAATAATTGCTCATCTATAAAAGGAATATACTGCTTGGCAATGGCCCAAGCATTTCTTTCTATTTTTTCCAGAACAGAAATCTGATTCGTTTCAGCCAGCCGCTCACTTAATAGAGCCAGTTCTTTATCTAGTGCATGGCCTAATTCATGAGCCAGTACAATCCATTCGTATTCCCGCAGCCGATCAAGCGAGCCGAGGAGTCTTTTGCACTGAATCTCTATATCCTGGCGATACAGCGTGATCGCATGCGTGCTGGCTGAATATTTTCCGCCCACGCATCTCGATCCAGGAAAGGATTCTTCCATTTTCAATTGCAGAGTCGGATCCGCATTCTTTATAAAGGAGAAAAAATAATCCATCGTTTATATCTCATTTCCTTTTGTTTTTTTATGATGTGCAGCAATTAACAACCTCCTGCTGTACTGTATCCCGCATGTATGCGCCGTCAGTCTCCCGCTTCCACAATAAACAATAGAGGGAGAACTAAAAGGCGAAGCGAAGAACCGCGGCAGCTGAAATGCCGATTCGTTCGAAGCTGCAAAGGCACTGCAAGATTAGCCTTTATTCTTCTTTTCAGCAGCAGCGAATGAAAGAAATCCCCGCTCTTTGTAGGTTCCTTTATGGATGGAAAAGCTTCCAGAACAGCAGAAAAAACACCGCCTAATGAAGGAGCGGCTCTTTATTCGTCATGTTTTTTGGCGTTTGAAATCAGGTTCTTTTGAAGGGAAGGGTTTTCATTAAAAAACTCTATTAGATCCGCAATTCTGTCAATGGAATCCCAGCTCAAGTGGTGTTCAATTCCTTCCACATCATTATAGATGTTCTCTTCTTTTACACCGATGAGACGGAGAAACTCCTCTAACAGATCATGACGTGCGACAAGCCGCTTGCCGATATTCTTTCCTTTGTCGGTCAGGATCAGCCCGCGATACCGTTCATAAACGAGATATTCGTCCCTATCCAATTTTTGAACCATCTTCGTGACAGAGGATGGATGAACTGAAAGAGCTTCAGCAATATCAGAGACACGCGCATACCCTTTTGTATCTATAAGTAAATAAATTTGCTCTATATAATCTTCCATGCTAGGTGTAGGCATTGGAACCCTCCTGAATTTTACTCATAAGATAAAGTTTACTATAATAATGTGTGGAGTACAAGGTGAGGAAAACATCCGGGAGCCCCCTTGCCTTCTGCTAAATTGTTTGCAAAAAATTGATTTCAAAAAAACTTGAATTCTTTTCCTCTCTTTTCTTGACTAATATATGGAGATATTGTATATTGAAGACATTACTTATAGAAAACCTGTAAGTGATGAATATTTTGATTTGAGCACATAAAGATATAATGTGTTTCGAAGATTTAGGAGGATTCATTATTATGCAAAACGGTAAAGTAAAATGGTTTAACAACGAAAAAGGTTTCGGATTTATCGAAGTGGAAGGCGGAGACGACGTATTCGTTCACTTCACAGCAATCGAAGGTGACGGCTACAAATCTTTAGAAGAAGGTCAAGAAGTTTCTTTTGAAATCGTGGAAGGAAACCGCGGACCTCAAGCTGCTAACGTTACTAAGCTATAATAACCTAAAAGCGCTAA from Bacillus xiapuensis encodes:
- a CDS encoding thymidylate synthase gives rise to the protein MSQNEQQYLTLCREILANGVRKSDRTGTGTLSTFGYQMRFQLQEEFPLLTTKRIPFRLIVSELLWFIKGDTNIRYLLQHNNNIWNEWAFKNWVESSDYQGPDMTDFGLRAQEDPVFNEQYQQQMQLFKEKIIKDEAFAKVYGELGDVYGSQWRAWKTTQGETIDQLQNVIRMIKTNPDSRRLIVSAWNPEDIPSMALPPCHTLFQFYVAEGKLSCQLYQRSGDVFLGVPFNIASYALLTCLVAHECGLAPGEFIHTLGDAHIYTNHIEQVKTQLQREPKPPAKLRLNPDKSSVFEFDMEDISLEGYDPHPAIKAPVAV
- a CDS encoding class I SAM-dependent methyltransferase, with amino-acid sequence MIISTAGKPDENLNMKAQRAADELGYPFIKRKKRSIHALQQEYQTGCLIVARDRLELYALGQEQPFFFHPNSAAFRVKRLLRGEEDPYIAAANLTAGMSVLDCTLGLASDCIVASLVAGAGGKVTGIEGHPLLAYIVSRGLKEWPAPCKELEGAMERIEVISSPYQEVLRSLPDNSYDVVYFDPMFAETVEQSEGIAGLRHFALYDHLSKDAVAEAMRVARKRVVLKDHFRSERFQQLGFQQQVRKTSAFHFGVIELA
- a CDS encoding BrxA/BrxB family bacilliredoxin, with the translated sequence MNAYEEYMRQMVQPMRAELTNAGFKELVTAAEVSDFMKEVEGTTLVVVNSVCGCAAGLARPAAAQAILHEPAPDHLVTVFAGQDKEATAEMRTYFDGYEPSSPSMALLKGREVVHFIPREQIEGQDISSIITNLTSAFDQHCK
- a CDS encoding conserved virulence factor C family protein encodes the protein MKIIKIEPTPSPNTMKILLDEELPAGTSNNYKADQANEAAEPLKSILKIEGVKGIYHVADFLAVERNGKYDWQQILLKVRRVFGETAQEEKPAGPQEAYGEVQAAIQMFKGIPIQLKLTSATEEKRFALPDYFLEAFQKAQLSDDNYVLQREWQDYGVRYGDLTDIGKETIEEIIAAYPKERLNALAEHGAAGKPVPEKKRSMVKLTEAMWLEEEDWRRRYQWMEQLEDPELGDLPVLSLALEDSKPAIRRLAVVYIGMIEDKKVLPFLYKGLQDPTVTVRRTAGDCLSDLGFKEAIPAMCKALQDKSKIVRWRAAMFLYEAGDETALPALEAAENDPEFEVKMQVKMALERIRGGEQAKGSVWKQMTEARTKQDTEE
- a CDS encoding ABC-F family ATP-binding cassette domain-containing protein; translated protein: MRVLTVSEVTKSYGEKTLFDSLTFSISEKDRIGLIGVNGTGKSSLLKIIAGKDVPDSGQITAPNDYSIAYLPQEPDMNPQLTVMDQLYLSEAPIVQLLKEYESTLGALEREPGDQQVADRLFELQKKMDALEAWEANTNAQVILTKLGVADFSRKIGELSGGQKKRVALAQVLIETPDLLILDEPTNHLDYETVNWLQDYLSKYSGAVLLVSHDRYFLDNVTNRMFELDGGHIYSYKGNYQSYVAAKAEREEQQAAAEEKRRNLYRRELAWMRRGAKARSTKQKARADRFKEIEGSLGQSPNKEQIDLSMKGTRLGKQVFELREVSKAFGENVILKDFNLLVHPGDRIGVVGKNGSGKSTFLNLLTENIPFDSGELLTGQTVKAAYYTQERTDMDENMRMIAYLRESAEVVTTKSGDQLSAAQMLERFLFPMHVHGTPIYKLSGGEKRRLYLLKLLMAQPNVLLLDEPTNDLDTETLTVLEDYLEDFPGVVITVSHDRYFLDKTASRLLIFQGDGVIDSYYGSYSDYLKQQAEAVKEEASPVKTAAKEEKPTKKAKKKLSYHEQREWEGLEEKIAQVEKRIAEAKQELNQAGSDFEKAQLLSEELEALNEELEHLIERWSYLSEFV
- a CDS encoding formate--tetrahydrofolate ligase; the protein is MTVHTNMKSDIEIAQAAVIKPIKEIAAKIGLQEEDIEQYGKTKAKLAFEALERLQTNPDGKVILVTSINPTPAGEGKSTVTVGLADALNKLGKNTMAAMREPSLGPTMGIKGGAAGGGYAQVIPMEEINLHFTGDIHAITTANNALAALIDNHIHQGNELQIDQRRIVWKRAVDLNDRALRQVVIGLGGAAQGVPREDGFDITVASEIMAVLCLADSLEDLKSRLSRMIIGYNRDKQPVTCGDLGAAGALTLLLKDALKPNLVQTIGHTPTLIHGGPFANIAHGCNSVMATKTAMKLADYVVTEAGFGADLGAEKFFNIKSRAAGIHPSAVVIVATIRALKMHGGQPKELLKEENEEALHTGLANLKKHMETVQAFGVPFVVAINRFATDTGAEIKQLEKWCQEEGVLFSLTEVWEKGGAGGLDLAEKVIRIIDETPADFKPLYELDQPLTEKITAIVRTVYGGRGVEFSSKAEKQLKEFTERGWGGLPVCMAKTQYSLSDDPAKGGRPAGFTIHIRELIPKIGAGFIVVLTGDVMTMPGLPKKPAACSMDVDKHGRAIGLF
- the mntR gene encoding transcriptional regulator MntR, whose amino-acid sequence is MPTPSMEDYIEQIYLLIDTKGYARVSDIAEALSVHPSSVTKMVQKLDRDEYLVYERYRGLILTDKGKNIGKRLVARHDLLEEFLRLIGVKEENIYNDVEGIEHHLSWDSIDRIADLIEFFNENPSLQKNLISNAKKHDE
- the cspD gene encoding cold-shock protein CspD, translated to MQNGKVKWFNNEKGFGFIEVEGGDDVFVHFTAIEGDGYKSLEEGQEVSFEIVEGNRGPQAANVTKL